The sequence below is a genomic window from Longimicrobium sp..
TGCCCGCCACCCTGCAGGGCGGCGGCGACGCCCTGGCGCGCTACCGGCTGATGGCAGTGGAGCAGGCGGAGCGGATCGCGCGCGGCACGGCGGGGCTCGCGCCCCCGCCCCGGGAGGCGCTGGAGCGCGACCTGTACCTGCTGATCGAGGGCGCCGCGGTGGACGCGGCCATCACCGAGCGGATGCCCCGCCTGGCCGCCGGCATCGCGGTGGAGCGCGCGGCGGAACGGGCCCGGCGCGCCCGCGAACCGCGCGGCGCCGCGAACCGTCGCGTGGAGGCCCTCGTGCGCGAGCTGCTGGAGGCCGAGCCCGCCACGCCCCCGCCCGCGCTGGCGGGGTGCGGCACCCCGGCCAGCTCGCTGCGGCGCGCCCGCGAGCTGGCCACGGAGATCCGCGCGGCGGGGCGCTACCGCGGCATTCTTCCGGTGGCGCACTGGGGCTCCCTGCTGCCGGCCGCCGAGGGCGCCGCCCCCGACGCGCTGCCCAGCGACGACCCGATGCAGTTCAGCGCGCCCCAGGATGCGGACGCGAACGCCCGCTCCGCCCCGATGAGCGACGCCGCCCCGGCGCCTTCGTCCGAAGACGGCACGGAGAACCCCGACGCGCCGGAGGGACAGCCGGACGCGGAGCCGGCCGAGGGACATAAGGGCGCCAGCGCATCCGGCCACTCCAGCACCAAGCCGGACGAGACGCCGGAGCAGGCCGGGGGCGAGAACTACGTGTATCCCGAGTGGGACGTCCGCGCGGGCGGGTACCGCACCCCCGGGGCGGTCGTGCGCATCCACCCGTTCAGCGAGGCCGACGGAACGTGGTCGCGCGGGGTGCTGGAGACGCACGCGGCCGTTGCCCGCCGCATCCGCCAGCAGTTCGAGCGGCTGCGCGCCCGGCGGGTGACCATCCCGCGCCAGACCCGCGGCGACGACCTGGACCTGGCGGCGTGCGTGCGCATGCTCAGCGAGCTGCGCGCCGGCCACGGGGGCGACGACCGCCTGTACGCGTCGGTGCTTCCCCGGCGCCGCGAGGTGGCCATCCTCCTGCTGGTCGACATCAGCGGCTCCACCTCCGAAACGGTGGGGAGCGATCGCATCGTGGACGTGGAAAAGCGGGCCGTGCTTCTCACCGGCGAGGCGCTGGACGCGCTGGGCGATCCGTACGCCGTCCTCGCCTTTTCCGGGCGCACCTCCGACAACGTGCGCATCCGCCGGATCAAGGGGTTCGCGGAGCGCAACGGCGACGCCGTCCGCTGCCGGGTAGACGCGCTGGAGCCGGAAGGATTCACGCGGCTGGGCGCCGCGGTGCGCCACGCCACGGCCGCCCTCGTGGCACAGCCGGCGGGGCGGCGCCTCCTGCTGATCCTCTCGGACGGCAAGCCCTACGACGACGACGCGTACGAGGGCCGCTACGCGGTAGAGGACTCGCGGCAGGCCATCATCGAGGCGCGCGCCCGGGGCGTGCACCCCTTCTGCCTGACGGTGGATGCGGAGGGCGGCACCTACCTGCCGCGGATCTTCGGCTCCACGGGGCACGTGATCCTGAACCGCGTGGACCAGCTTCCCCGCGCGCTCCTGGCCGTCATCCGCGAGATCTTCCGGCGCTGACCGGGGATCGGCTCCGGCGCGGCGGCCGCTATCCGTGGATCTTCTCGTTCCGCTCCAGCATCTCCACGAGGGTGGCGATGCGCTTGGCGCGCGTCTCGGGCTTCTTGGCGGTCTGCACGCGGAAGAGGATGGCGTAGCGGTTGGCGCCGTTGAGCGTGGCGAAGAACTCCTTCGCCTTCGGATTGGCGTCGAGCGCGGCTTGCAGGTCGTCCGGCACGGTGGCGGTGCTCGCCGGGTCGTACGCGGCGTCCCAGCGGCCGTCCGCCTTCGCGCTTTCCACGGCCTGGATGCCGCCCGGCTTCATCCGCCCCGCCTCGGTGAGCGCGTGGACCTTTTCTCGGTTCACCTTGCTCCAGATGCTCCTGGCGCCCCGAGGACCGAACTTCTGGAGAAAGGAGTGCTGGTCGAAGATCTTCTTCTGGCTGTCGATCCACCCGTAGCACAGGGCCACGTCCAGCGCCTCGGCGTACGAGACGGAGGCGTAGGGCGCGCCCTTCTTGGCCAGCCGCAGCCACACGCCAGGCGACGCCTCGTGGTGCTCGTCGAGCCACGCGGCCCACGCGGCCTGGTCGTCGAACAGGATGATGGGCAGTTCCGGAGCAGGTGCTTTCATGGACGCTGGAGAAAGTTCAATGTCGAGCCACAATGCCGCCGTCGCACGAAGGCATGCCAGTCCACGAAGGTGGACTTCGTGTGGTCGTTGCAGCGAATTCATTCGCCCGCGAACCCGAGGCCTCGGCTTGTGTGACCGCTGCCGCGCGTCGGCTGGGACCCTGGCGAGCAGCAGGGCGTTTCGAGAACGGCCGTGCATTCCCCCGGCTGCCCTCTCCCCCCGGCCCCCTCTCCCGCAAGCGGGAGAGGGGGAGAACTGCACCAGGTCCGGTCGCGCCACAATGCCGACCTCGCACGAAGGCAAGCCAGTCCACGAAGGTGGACTTCGTGTGGTCGTTGCAGCGAATTCATTCGCCCGCGGGTCCGAGGCCTCGGCTTGTGTGACCGCTGCCGCGCCCATGCTTCGTGCGGCCACGGGTAGATCCTTCGGCGCGCCCAAGACGGCGCATGGGCCGGTTCGGTGCGCTTGCGCCTCTGGATGACAGAGTCGCGCTCGTCTGCAGAACAGATGGGGCGTCTCTGGATGACAGAGTCGCACTCGTCTGCAGAACAGATGGCGCGCCTCTGGATGACAAAGTGTCGCTCATCTGGACGGCAGATGCCGCAAAGCCGACCTTACACCATGCGGCGCGCCCAGAGGAAGATGCGGCGCAGCTCGCGCTCGTAGCTGCGGCGGCCCGACATGTCGTTGCGCGCAACGCCGCCGTTGCCCAGCGACGCGTGGATGATGTGCGGGCCGCCGGTGGACATAGCCACGTGCGTGCATCGGCCGGGCTCCTCCGCAAAGAAGAGCAGGTCGCCCGCGCGCAGGTTGGCGAAGTCGTCCCCCGGCTCCACCTCGGCCCCTGTGCGCGACTGCTGGTCGGAGTCGCGGGGCAGCGCGTGGCCGTGCAGCTTGTACAGCGCCTGCACGAAGCCCGAGCAGTCCACGCCGCCCATCGTCACGCCACCCCACAGGTACGGCACGCCCATCCACCGGGCCGACGACTCCGCCACGGCGGCGCCGTCCGCCGGAAATCCCAGCGCCCGCGCCCCCAGCGGCACCAGCTCGCCCCGGACGTGTCCCTTGCGGCCATCGGGAAGCAGCGCGAGCCCCTCGGAATCGCGGACCACCCGGGAGTTCCACGGCAGCCGCATCAGCACCTCGCCGTCGTCGGCCAGCACGTCGGCACCCAGCGAAATCCACACGTCCCCATCCGCCCCCAGCTCCCACCCGCGGGCCGCGGTCTCGTCCTTGAGCGCCACGTAGCCCGCGTGGATCCAGCCGATGTAGCCGTCCGGGCCCTTGCACTGCAGCCAGCGCCCCTCGCGGCGAAACACGATCAGCCGGCTGCCCAGCACGGCCTGCGACACCTGCGTGCTGCGGACGGCGGGTCCGCCCATCATGGGCGCCACGGCGGAGGTGACCAGCGCGTGCACCATCTCTTCCGGGTGCGCCTCGGGCAGCACCTGCACGGCGTCCACCACCTCGCGCCAAGCCGTAAGCTCCGCCGCGCGGCGATGGAGCTCCAGCGCGGCATCGGGCTCGGAGGTGAACCCCAGGAACTTCACCGCGTCGCCGCGCACCTCCACTTCTACCTCGAACACCGCGGTGCGCGGGTCGGGCGCGTGCCGGTCGCGCACCTCCTGCACCAGCATCTGCACGTCGTCCACCGCAGCCCTCATCGCGGCATCCACCCATCCAGCACGTTCATCACCGTTGCCACGTCCTCGGGCTGATTGTACAGGTGCGCGGAAAGCCGGACGGCCCCCTCGCGCAGCACGCATCCCACGCCGGCCTGCGACAGCGCCCGGAACGCGCCGGCCGCGTCCGCCGGGCGGAAGGAGATGATCCCCGTCCGGCGCTCCGGCCGCATGTCGCTGACGATCTCCACTCCCCGCTCTTCCAGGAACGCCGCCAGCGGGTCCAGCAGCGCCAGCACGTGCGCGCGGATCTGCGCGGGACCGGCTTCCTCCAGCAGCTCCAGCGACTCGGCCATCCCCGCGTAGTCCTGCCACGGCTGCGCCCCCACCTCGAAGCGGCGCGCGCCGGGCACCCACTCCTCGCGGTAGTCCAGCACGCGCTCCAGGTCTGCCGAGGCCGCCATGGACGTCCACCCCACCACCCGCGGCTCCATCCGGCCGACCAGCTCGCGCCGCACGTACGTGAACCCCGTGCCGAAGGGCGAGCAGAGCCACTTCTGCCCGCCCGTCGCCAGCACGTCGGCGTTCCACGCGGCCACGGCCAGGGGAAGCTGGCCCAGCGCCTGGATGCCGTCCACCACGAACCAGGCCCCCCGCGCGCGGCAGGCGCGGCCGATCGTTTCGCCGTCCGCCAGCCAGCCGTTGGTGAACTGCACGACGGAGAGCGCCACCAGCCCCACGTCGCCGCGCGCCAGCTCCTCCAGGATGCGCGCCTCGTCGGGGTTGCCGCGTGCGTCCGCCGGGATCACGTCCACCTGCACGTTGCGCAACCGCCGCAGCGCCAGCCAGGGATACATGTTCGCCGGAAACTCGCGGTCGCTGACGATCACCCTCTGCCCGTCCGCCAGCGGCAGGCACTGCGCGGCCAGGTTCACGCCGAAGCTGGTGTTGGGCAGCAGCGCGATCTCGTCCTCGCCCGCGCCGATCAGTCCCGCGGCGGCACGGCGACAGCGGACCAGCGTGGGCTCGAAGTCGGCGCCGCGCAGGGCGTGCGGATTGGAGCGCCGCAGGTTGTACGCGTCGATGGCGCGGCGGGCGCGCTCGGGAAGCGGCCCCACCGAGGCCGCGTTCAGGTACGGCGACCTGGCGACGTACTCGAACTCGGCGTCGCGAAGCGCGCGGAAGTCCGTCTGCGGCGGGGCCGTGGAGAGGGCCATGGGGCTCAACCGGGTTTCGGATTGTGCATGGCGCTAGCATAATCCCCGCGTCCCAGCCCACACAAGCCCGCAGCGAGACGAACGAGCCGGATGAAGATCACCGCCATGGAGCCGCAGAAGCACGATCCCGATCGGGTGAGCGTGTTCGTGGACGGCGAGTTCCGCATGGGCGTGTCGATGGAAATCGCCCACGCCGCCCACCTGCGCGTGGGCAGCGAGGTGACCGAGGCGCGCCTGGCCGAGGTGGAGCGGCGCGACCGGGGATGGCAGGCGCGCGAGGCCGCGCTGCACCTGCTGGCGGTGCGCCCGCGCGCGGCGGTGGAGCTTGCCCGGCGGCTGCGGATGAAGGGCTACGAGCCCGAGGTGACGGACGAGGTCATCGAACGCCTCCGCGAGCTGGGGATGATCGACGACGCGGCGTTCGCGGGGACGGTGGTGCGCGACCGCGTGCGCCTGCGCCCCTCCGGCGCGCGGCGGCTGCAGAGCGAGCTGCGCGCCAAGGGCGTGGACGAGGAGGTGGCGCGCGAGGCCATCCGCGACACGCTGGAGGGCGAGGGCACCGACGAGCGGGAGCTGGCCCTGCGCGCGGCGGAAAAGTGGCGCACACGCCCCGGCGAGGAGCGCGACCCCGCCCGGCGCAGGCTGCAGGGCTTTCTCGCGCGCCGCGGCTTCGGCGGAGAAACCATCCGCGAGGTGATCGACGAAGTGCTCCCGGCTGGCGAGTTCGACTGAAGGACAGTTCCCTTCCCGCCGGGTGGCGATGCGTAACCGCCTGCCCCCTGCCGGCAACAACATTCTACAAACGTTTACTGCAACGGATGTCCGCATCAGTGGAACGGGCGTTGCATTGGTAAACGGCCGTTCTACCGGCCGCACCCCAGGGGGTGGCCGCCTGTTCGGCAGGCCCTGAAGTGGAAGGACCAGCAGTGCGCAACCGGCGACAGAACGACCTCCCGGCCGCCCTCGAGGCGGGACTCACGGCGATCGAGGGATCGCTGGAAACCGCGGCACCGCGCACCCGCGGCATCCTGCTGAAGCGCGCCGGGGACCTGTGCGCCAGCATGGGCGAAGGCCGCCGCGCCCTGGTGTGGTACGGCCGCGCGGTAGACCAGTACCTGGAACTGCGCGACACCGCCGCCGCCGGGCTGATCTGCCGGATGATCCTGCACGTGCACCCCGAGGCCGTTCGCGCCCGCTGCACGCTCTGCTGGATCGACATCGCCGCCGGCCGCCACGAGCAGGCCGCCGCGCGCGTCTGGGAGTACGCCGAGGCCGCGGGCAAGGCCGGGCAGCAGCAGATGGCCGCCCAGCAGCTGGGGTGGATGTTCGACGCCGCGGGCGAGGGTCCGCTCCGCGAGCGCATCGTGTTCGCGCTCCTTCGCCTGGGCGAGAGCGAGCACGCCGGCCGCCTGAGCCAGCGCCACGATCCCGCCGCCGACGCACAGCCCGGCCCCGACGCGCAGGTGTGGTTGCAGTTGATGGAAGGAAACGCGTCCAGCGCCGGAGTGCTCGCCGCCGCCTGAGCCGGATGGCGCACCGATGGAAAGAGCCCGCCGCGATCCTCGATCGCGGCGGGCTCTTCTGGTTTCGGGCCGATGCCGTGCTAGACGGAGATGGTGATCTCCGTCTCCGCCTCCACCGGCCGGTTGGTGTCGAGGCTGACGGCGGGGCGGAACTGCAGCTCCATCCCCCAGCGCCGGATGCGCTCGTCGTAGCCCCGGTTGCCGGTGCTGGTCAGCAGCCTTGCCTCGCGCACCCTGCCCCGCACGTCCACGCGGAAGCGGATGGTGACTTCCTGGCTGGCCACTCCACGCGGCTTGTCGGGGGGAATCAGCAGCAGGTCGGTGGCGGGCGGGCGGATGCGGCTCGCCCCGCCGCCCGTTCCCGGCCCCACGCCGGACCCGATGCCGCCGCCCGTGCCCCCGCCCGATCCGCCGCCGGAGCCGGGCCCCACACCCGGTCCCTGCCCCGGCCCTTCGCCGGGTCCCTGCCCCGCGCCCGTTCCCCCGCCGGTGCCCGCGGAGACGGGCGGCGTGGGGGCGGGCGGACGCGGCTGCGCCTCCGCCGGGGCGGGCGTGGGCGGCGGCGGCACCGGCGTGGGCTCGGGCGGCACCAGCACGTCCTCCACCACCTCCGGAACGGGCTCCGGTTCGACGGTGGGCGCGGGGGGCGCGATATCGACGTACGTCACCAGCTCCGTCCCCGCGCTGCCGCCCCCGCCACCGCCGCCACCCTCGGGAAACGCCAGCACCGGCCCGGTGCCCGTGGGCTCCAGCGCCAGCAGCACGCCGGAGTGGCCCATCCACAGGATGAGAGCGACCAGCACGACGTGCAGCGCGGCGGCGGACAACGCCGCCGCCAGCGTTCCCCGTCGGCCTGGCTTCTTGATCCCGCTGGCGTACTCGAACACCGCTTCGTCTCCGCGTTGCGCCGCGCCCCGTGCGCCGGCTGTCCTACTGATACCTCCGTTGCCCCGCCGTTGATCCAGAACGGACGGAGCACGCCGGATGTTTCACGCTCAGACGACGTACTTGAGCCCGCTCCCCGTGTTGAACAGCACAACGCGGTCGTCGGGGCGGATGGCACCCAGCTGACGCAGGCGCGCGGTGGCCACGGCGGTGGCGGCCCCTTCCGGCGCGCAGAACACGCCCGTGTCGGCGCCCACGATGCGCGTCCACTCGCGCATCTCGTCGTCGCTGACGGCCAGGGCGGCGCCGCCGGAGCTGCGCAGCGCGTCCAGAATCAGGAAGTCGCCCACGGCGCGGGGAACGCGCAGCCCCGAGGCGTAGGTGTGCGCGTCTACCCAGGGCTCGGCGTACTCGGTGCCCTGCTCGAAGGCACGGACCATGGGCGCGCAGCCTTCCGCCTGCACGCACACCATCCGCGGGCGCTCCGGGCCGATCCACCCCAGCCGCTCCATCTCGTCGAACGCCTTCCACATCCCCACCAGCCCGGTTCCGCCGCCGGTGGGATAGACGATGACGTCGGGCAGCGTCCACCCGAGCTGCTCGGCCACCTCGTAGCCCATCGTCTTCTTGCCTTCCACGCGGTACGGCTCCTTGAGCGTGGACAGGTCGAACCAGCCGTGATCGCGCGTGCCCTCGGCCACACGGGCGGCGCAGTCGGTGATCAGCCCCGCCAGCAGCTCGACGTCTGCACCCAGCGCCCGCATCTCCTCGATGATGGGGTGCGGCGTGTCGTTGGGAACAACGACGTGGGCCGTCATCCCCGCGGCGGCGGCGTAGGCGGCGGTGGCGCTCCCCGCGTTGCCCGCCGAGGGGATGCCCACCTCGGTGACGCCCAGCTCCTTGGCGCGCGAGATGGCCATGCACAGACCGCGCGCCTTGAACGACGCGGTGGGGTTCTGCCCCTCGTCCTTTACCCAGCACTGCGCCACGCCCAGCCGGCTGGCCAGCCGCGGTGCGTCGATCATGGGGGTGAACCCCTCGCCCAGGCGGACGGCGTTGGCGGGGTCGCGCACCGGCAGCAGCTCGGCGTAGCGCCACAGGTCTGCCGAGCGCCCGGCCAGGTCGCCGCGCCGCAGCCGCCCGCCGATCAGGTCGAGCGCGTACCGGGGGTACAGCGGCTTTTCGCAGCAGGGCGAAAGCCGGTGAAGCACCTCGCTCTCGTACATGGCGCCGCAGCGGGTGCACTCCAGGTGCGTGGCCCCGCCGAACGTGGTGTTCGCGCCGCTGATGCCGGTGTTCGATGGATCAGTCATCTATGCTCCATTCCTGAGGAATCGCCCGGGCGCCAAGTCCGCTGGGGCGAATGAATTCGCGGCAACTACGGCCCGAAGTCCGCCTTCGCGGACTGAACCGGCTGCTTCGGTGCGTCAACGTGGTTCAGTGCATCGATGGCCGGGCTGCTTCGGACATCGTGGGCTCCAGTTCCGGGTCCAGGCGCTTTTCCCGGTGGTGCTGCTCCTGCCGCAGGACGTAGTCACGAATCCTTGGCACATCGCTCTTCGACACGCTGAAGACGCCGTATCCGCCCTGCCACTTGAACGTCTCGCCGCGGGCGATCTCGTGGTTCATCAGGTGCGACGACGCGCCTTTCACCTGCTTCGCGAGGTTCGCGGGCGCCAGCGTGGCCGGAACCCGAACCAGCAGGTGAACGTGATCCTTGATGCCCCCGATGGCGATCACCTCGGCACCCATCCGACCACACTCGGCCTGGATGCACTGGTACACTCGGGTGCGGACGGGCGCGGTCAGAAAAGGATACCGGTCCCACGTAGCCCAAGTGAAGTGCAGGTACAGCTGTGTCCAAGGGCTTCGCATGCGTTCCTCCCCAGTGGCGGAATGCGCGATTCTCGCTCGAACTCACCAACCCCGCGGATGCAGTCCGCGAAGGCGGACTTCGGGCCTTTGTTGCCGCGGTTTCAACCGCCCCAGCAGGGCCGAGGCCTCACCTCATCCTCGAACCTCGCCCCTGCCCTACCGTCGCCCTGGCCGGGCAGCCAGGACCGTATCCGCCGGTGCCCCGCACTTCTCGCACGTGGCGGTCGACCCTTCCCGCCAGTGCTGGCAGGCCGGGCAGAGAGTCACCAGACGACCTTCCTCTTCGCTGGCGGCGGGAAGAAGAAACGCGGCGCCGTCCTCTCCCACCACGCGCAGCGAGGGGCCCGTGTAGAAGTGGGCCAGCAGGTCGCGCAGGTCCACGTCGCCCGCCTTGGCGATCACGTCCTCGCGCGTGACCGCGGTCCGGTCGCGGAAGCGGGCCTTTTCCGCCGTCCACGTGCGCTCCACTCCCGGCTCGGGTGAGAGGGTCAGCGTCAGTCCGCGGGTTTCCAGCGCGAACCGCACGTCGAGCCGCGTCCGAAGTCGCACGGCGGCTCGCTGCACCTCCAGCCCGGGCGCGAGCTGCTTGCGGTTGGCGGAATGGATGGACGGATCGCAGAACACGGTGGCGCGAGCGTGGGACCAGAGCGGCGTCTTCATGTCGCCCACGTCCGTCTCCACCACGCCCGTGTAGTCGTACGGCCGGTCGACGGTGCCCACCTCGATGCGCGTGTCCAGCACGCCGGGGGCATCGCCCAGCTCGGCGAGCAGCGCGGCGGCCAGCCGGTCGCGGCGCTCGCGGTCGGTGAGCGGGCACCACAGGTCCGGGTCGAAAAGCTCGGGAAACTCCATCATGCATCCGGGCCGGGAAACATCGTCACGAAGGCGCGACAAGGTAGCCCCGCGTTCCCTGCGCCGAAACTGCGGGTCTCACACGGAGGGCACGGAGGTCACAGAGGAGCCCTCCCTCTGTTCCTCCGTGTCCTCCGTGCCCTCCGTGTGAAACTCAGGACTGTCAGGGATTCGGAACGATACGCGAGGCCAAGCGCTCGGCCGCGGCGAGGCCGGAGGTGACGGCGCCCTCCACGGTGGGCGCATAGAGATAGTCGCCCGTGAGCGCCACACGGCCGGCGGCGTCGAATGCGGCACTGCGAAGCGCGGGAAGGGCGCCCAGGTGGCCAGGATAGAACACCGTCCACCCGTGCCTCCAGGTGTACAGCCGCGTCTCCTGCACCGTGCTCTCGATGCGCGGAAACACGCGAGCCACGTCGGGCATCAGCTCGCGCAGGGCCTCCGCCGCGTCGGCGCCGGCCAGGCGCTCGGCGGTGCGGGGCTGGGCGAAGACCACCAGCAGCCCCTTGCCGGGAGGCACCAGCCCGGAAACCTTGTTCTCTTCGGCGCACAGCGCGGCCGCCACACGCGACTCGCCCCGCGCGAACGACAGTCCGAACCAGCGCACCCCCAGGGGGCGGTCCAAGAGCAGCGCGAGAGACGCCGCGGGCCGCACGCGCACCCGCGCCAACCTTTCCGCGGCCTGGGGTGTCAGAAATTTAGCAACGCCCAGGGCGGCGGGCGCGGGCATGGCCAGGACGGCCGCATCGAACGATTCCGTCCACCCGTCGCCGGAGAGCTGCACGCGCGCGCCGTCCGTCTCCACCGCGTGCACGGGCGTACCGAGGCGAAGGGACCCCGCCCCGCTGGCGATGCGCTCGGCGCAGGCCCGGCCGAACTCGCCGACGCCGCCGGCCAGCGCCATCACCTGCAGGTTCATCCCCTGGTGAGCGAGGGCGTGGTAGAAGCCGGCGCTGGCCTCGTCGGCGCCGGTGCCGTACAGCGTGGCCAGCAGCGGAGCGACCAGCAGGTCCACGAAGTCGGACCCCAGCTCGCGCTGCCCCCACGCCGCGGCGGACTCGGCGTCCAGCCCGGCGCCCGCAGCGCGCTCCAGCGCCGCCAGGTCCAACGCAGACCCGTGGCGCTGCAGGAAGGGAAGGTACTGCGCACCCATCCGCAGCTTCAGGGCGAGCGGAAGGGCGCCCGAGGCCAGCATGCTGGCGGGGGATCCGTAGACCACCTCGTGCGCGCGCCCCTTGCGCCAGAGCGCGTCGCGCCCAGGCGAGCGCTGGAGCAGGCGGTCGGCGCCCACGGCCCGGGCCACGCGAAGGGTGGAGGCGTAGCCAGAGCTGAGCAGCTGGACGGCCGGGTCTACGTGGAAGCCCGCGACGGAGTCGGTGCAGGCGCGCCCCCCGGCGGCGGGCGCGGAATCGAAGACGGTGACCGCCGCGCCCAGCCCCTGCAGGCGCAGCGCGGCGGCCAGCCCGGCGGGGCCGGCGCCCACGACGGCGGCGGCG
It includes:
- a CDS encoding energy transducer TonB, giving the protein MFEYASGIKKPGRRGTLAAALSAAALHVVLVALILWMGHSGVLLALEPTGTGPVLAFPEGGGGGGGGSAGTELVTYVDIAPPAPTVEPEPVPEVVEDVLVPPEPTPVPPPPTPAPAEAQPRPPAPTPPVSAGTGGGTGAGQGPGEGPGQGPGVGPGSGGGSGGGTGGGIGSGVGPGTGGGASRIRPPATDLLLIPPDKPRGVASQEVTIRFRVDVRGRVREARLLTSTGNRGYDERIRRWGMELQFRPAVSLDTNRPVEAETEITISV
- the tnpA gene encoding IS200/IS605 family transposase, with the translated sequence MRSPWTQLYLHFTWATWDRYPFLTAPVRTRVYQCIQAECGRMGAEVIAIGGIKDHVHLLVRVPATLAPANLAKQVKGASSHLMNHEIARGETFKWQGGYGVFSVSKSDVPRIRDYVLRQEQHHREKRLDPELEPTMSEAARPSMH
- a CDS encoding nitric oxide reductase activation protein NorD → MLRAFLARRRGRRLLAASTQPPAAEGAQLADVRRRLELVVSALYGRHIPITPAVPGRGWGRTTAPTAANDGERILLPATLQGGGDALARYRLMAVEQAERIARGTAGLAPPPREALERDLYLLIEGAAVDAAITERMPRLAAGIAVERAAERARRAREPRGAANRRVEALVRELLEAEPATPPPALAGCGTPASSLRRARELATEIRAAGRYRGILPVAHWGSLLPAAEGAAPDALPSDDPMQFSAPQDADANARSAPMSDAAPAPSSEDGTENPDAPEGQPDAEPAEGHKGASASGHSSTKPDETPEQAGGENYVYPEWDVRAGGYRTPGAVVRIHPFSEADGTWSRGVLETHAAVARRIRQQFERLRARRVTIPRQTRGDDLDLAACVRMLSELRAGHGGDDRLYASVLPRRREVAILLLVDISGSTSETVGSDRIVDVEKRAVLLTGEALDALGDPYAVLAFSGRTSDNVRIRRIKGFAERNGDAVRCRVDALEPEGFTRLGAAVRHATAALVAQPAGRRLLLILSDGKPYDDDAYEGRYAVEDSRQAIIEARARGVHPFCLTVDAEGGTYLPRIFGSTGHVILNRVDQLPRALLAVIREIFRR
- a CDS encoding protoporphyrinogen/coproporphyrinogen oxidase is translated as MNGPRFAAAVVGAGPAGLAAALRLQGLGAAVTVFDSAPAAGGRACTDSVAGFHVDPAVQLLSSGYASTLRVARAVGADRLLQRSPGRDALWRKGRAHEVVYGSPASMLASGALPLALKLRMGAQYLPFLQRHGSALDLAALERAAGAGLDAESAAAWGQRELGSDFVDLLVAPLLATLYGTGADEASAGFYHALAHQGMNLQVMALAGGVGEFGRACAERIASGAGSLRLGTPVHAVETDGARVQLSGDGWTESFDAAVLAMPAPAALGVAKFLTPQAAERLARVRVRPAASLALLLDRPLGVRWFGLSFARGESRVAAALCAEENKVSGLVPPGKGLLVVFAQPRTAERLAGADAAEALRELMPDVARVFPRIESTVQETRLYTWRHGWTVFYPGHLGALPALRSAAFDAAGRVALTGDYLYAPTVEGAVTSGLAAAERLASRIVPNP
- a CDS encoding threonine synthase; the encoded protein is MTDPSNTGISGANTTFGGATHLECTRCGAMYESEVLHRLSPCCEKPLYPRYALDLIGGRLRRGDLAGRSADLWRYAELLPVRDPANAVRLGEGFTPMIDAPRLASRLGVAQCWVKDEGQNPTASFKARGLCMAISRAKELGVTEVGIPSAGNAGSATAAYAAAAGMTAHVVVPNDTPHPIIEEMRALGADVELLAGLITDCAARVAEGTRDHGWFDLSTLKEPYRVEGKKTMGYEVAEQLGWTLPDVIVYPTGGGTGLVGMWKAFDEMERLGWIGPERPRMVCVQAEGCAPMVRAFEQGTEYAEPWVDAHTYASGLRVPRAVGDFLILDALRSSGGAALAVSDDEMREWTRIVGADTGVFCAPEGAATAVATARLRQLGAIRPDDRVVLFNTGSGLKYVV
- a CDS encoding YdeI/OmpD-associated family protein gives rise to the protein MKAPAPELPIILFDDQAAWAAWLDEHHEASPGVWLRLAKKGAPYASVSYAEALDVALCYGWIDSQKKIFDQHSFLQKFGPRGARSIWSKVNREKVHALTEAGRMKPGGIQAVESAKADGRWDAAYDPASTATVPDDLQAALDANPKAKEFFATLNGANRYAILFRVQTAKKPETRAKRIATLVEMLERNEKIHG
- a CDS encoding SH3 domain-containing C40 family peptidase encodes the protein MRAAVDDVQMLVQEVRDRHAPDPRTAVFEVEVEVRGDAVKFLGFTSEPDAALELHRRAAELTAWREVVDAVQVLPEAHPEEMVHALVTSAVAPMMGGPAVRSTQVSQAVLGSRLIVFRREGRWLQCKGPDGYIGWIHAGYVALKDETAARGWELGADGDVWISLGADVLADDGEVLMRLPWNSRVVRDSEGLALLPDGRKGHVRGELVPLGARALGFPADGAAVAESSARWMGVPYLWGGVTMGGVDCSGFVQALYKLHGHALPRDSDQQSRTGAEVEPGDDFANLRAGDLLFFAEEPGRCTHVAMSTGGPHIIHASLGNGGVARNDMSGRRSYERELRRIFLWARRMV
- a CDS encoding aminotransferase class V-fold PLP-dependent enzyme, with product MALSTAPPQTDFRALRDAEFEYVARSPYLNAASVGPLPERARRAIDAYNLRRSNPHALRGADFEPTLVRCRRAAAGLIGAGEDEIALLPNTSFGVNLAAQCLPLADGQRVIVSDREFPANMYPWLALRRLRNVQVDVIPADARGNPDEARILEELARGDVGLVALSVVQFTNGWLADGETIGRACRARGAWFVVDGIQALGQLPLAVAAWNADVLATGGQKWLCSPFGTGFTYVRRELVGRMEPRVVGWTSMAASADLERVLDYREEWVPGARRFEVGAQPWQDYAGMAESLELLEEAGPAQIRAHVLALLDPLAAFLEERGVEIVSDMRPERRTGIISFRPADAAGAFRALSQAGVGCVLREGAVRLSAHLYNQPEDVATVMNVLDGWMPR
- a CDS encoding regulatory protein RecX, whose translation is MKITAMEPQKHDPDRVSVFVDGEFRMGVSMEIAHAAHLRVGSEVTEARLAEVERRDRGWQAREAALHLLAVRPRAAVELARRLRMKGYEPEVTDEVIERLRELGMIDDAAFAGTVVRDRVRLRPSGARRLQSELRAKGVDEEVAREAIRDTLEGEGTDERELALRAAEKWRTRPGEERDPARRRLQGFLARRGFGGETIREVIDEVLPAGEFD